A region of Heterodontus francisci isolate sHetFra1 unplaced genomic scaffold, sHetFra1.hap1 HAP1_SCAFFOLD_944, whole genome shotgun sequence DNA encodes the following proteins:
- the LOC137363356 gene encoding endonuclease domain-containing 1 protein-like, translating to MSPGLSLALLSGLCLVLGDVTDRFQSIPPCLEFFYRGQPPSGFVDVSQSRLCQRLSGSLYYATLYDLSGRVPVYSAFLYKYRAEGVPRGKGVDRSWKYEVQLANNRADGNMSEITPLALRDPAVRRSQAVEGTYPLQLGGLHYVRGQLNPANFQGSRESRSATFALTNAVPYPRSFHHHGWKPALRRVAERLREECQGSPAYLVSGAMRQKRGKQTWAPPRGAGRAAVPQFLWISFCCANGASGAMVGHCRGSGRLALRAMELGPYETQELSVGQLEGALAEQLGRQRIRIYKGGCTLSGSEN from the exons ATGTCCCCTGGTCTCTCGCTGGCTCTCCTGTCCGGATTGTGCCTCGTGCTGGGTGACGTGACTGACCGGTTCCAGTCTATCCCCCCTTGCCTGGAGTTCTTCTACAGGGGCCAGCCCCCCTCGGGTTTTGTCGACGTGTCGCAATCCCGTCTGTGCCAGCGTCTGTCCGGGTCGCTGTATTATGCCACGCTGTACGACCTTTCCGGGCGTGTCCCTGTCTACTCGGCCTTTCTCTACAAGTACCGGGCAGAGGGGGTCCCGCGTGGGAAGGGAGTGGACCGTTCCTGGAAATACGAAGTGCAG CTGGCGAACAATCGTGCAGATGGCAACATGAGCGAGATCACACCCCTCGCCCTGCGGGATCCTGCTGTGCGTCGGAGCCAGGCGGTGGAGGGGACCTACCCGCTGCAGCTGGGGGGGCTCCACTACGTCAGGGGGCAGCTGAACCCCGCCAACTTCCAGGGCAGCCGGGAGAGCCGCAGCGCCACGTTCGCCCTCACCAACGCTGTGCCGTACCCGCGGTCGTTCCACCACCACGGGTGGAAGCCAGCCCTTCGCAGGGTCGCCGAGAGGCTCCGGGAGGAGTGCCAGGGCTCGCCCGCTTACCTGGTGTCGGGCGCCATGCGGCAAAAGCGGGGGAAGCAGACCTGGGCCCCCCCGCGGGGCGCGGGCCGGGCTGCCGTGCCCCAGTTCCTCTGGATCAGCTTCTGCTGCGCCAATGGTGCCAGTGGTGCGATGGTCGGGCATTGCCGAGGATCGGGGAGGCTGGCATTGCGTGCAATGGAGCTGGGGCCCTACGAGACACAGGAGCTCTCGGTGGGGCAGCTGGAAGGGGCGCTGGCCGAGCAACTGGGGCGGCAGAGAATCCGGATCTATAAGGGAGGATGCACCCTCTCTGGCTCGGAAAACTAG